From Pseudomonadota bacterium, one genomic window encodes:
- the rpmA gene encoding 50S ribosomal protein L27, with the protein MAHKKAGGSTRNGRDSHSKRLGVKRFGGQEVLAGNIIVRQRGTRFHAGVNVGCGKDHTLFAKSDGRVVFETKGPNNRKFVSVIAD; encoded by the coding sequence ATGGCACACAAGAAAGCCGGCGGTAGTACACGCAACGGTCGCGATTCCCATTCAAAACGCCTGGGCGTCAAGCGTTTCGGCGGCCAGGAAGTATTGGCGGGTAACATCATCGTCCGTCAACGCGGTACGCGTTTCCACGCGGGCGTGAATGTGGGTTGTGGTAAAGATCACACGCTGTTCGCGAAATCAGACGGACGCGTGGTGTTTGAAACCAAAGGTCCGAACAACCGCAAGTTTGTCAGCGTGATTGCCGACTAG
- the proB gene encoding glutamate 5-kinase, translated as MSNRVHYGASRRWVVKVGSSLVTNDGRGLDEQAISAWAHQMAALSQLGKKMVLVSSGAVAAGMVTLGWSTRPHALHDLQAAAAVGQMNLIHAYERVFATHGLHTAQVLLSYADLTDRQRYLNARSTLRTLLDLGIVPIVNENDTVSTEELRFGDNDTLASLVANLIEADLLVLLTDQAGLFSADPRSDPKAELIAEGRAGDPALSALATPRPGALGRGGMITKLGAAERAARGGAATIIASGRVAHVLPAIADGQETGTLLVPGRAPLVARKQWIYGHLKSRGELLIDAGAVRVLQEGGKSLLPVGITDVRGEFLRGDLVVCRGPDGSEVSRGLANYSASECRQIAGQPSGRIESILGYVDETEVIHRDNMVVA; from the coding sequence ATGTCGAACCGAGTGCATTATGGAGCCAGCCGACGCTGGGTGGTTAAAGTGGGCAGCTCGTTGGTGACCAACGACGGGCGTGGCCTCGACGAGCAGGCGATTTCCGCGTGGGCTCATCAAATGGCTGCGCTCAGCCAGCTGGGAAAAAAAATGGTGCTGGTTTCGTCCGGGGCGGTGGCTGCGGGCATGGTGACCTTGGGCTGGTCGACGAGGCCCCACGCCCTGCACGATCTCCAAGCCGCGGCCGCTGTGGGCCAAATGAACCTGATCCATGCCTACGAACGGGTTTTTGCCACCCACGGTCTGCATACCGCGCAAGTGTTGTTGAGTTATGCCGATTTGACCGACCGGCAGCGCTACCTCAACGCACGCAGTACCTTGCGTACTCTCTTGGACCTCGGGATTGTTCCCATCGTGAACGAAAACGACACGGTCAGTACCGAAGAGCTGCGATTCGGGGATAACGACACCTTGGCCTCATTGGTGGCCAATCTGATTGAGGCCGATTTACTGGTGCTTTTGACGGACCAGGCGGGGCTTTTCAGCGCCGATCCCAGATCCGACCCCAAAGCCGAGTTGATCGCCGAAGGTCGAGCCGGCGATCCGGCGCTGTCTGCTTTGGCGACACCTCGCCCTGGGGCGTTGGGGCGGGGGGGGATGATCACCAAGCTGGGTGCCGCCGAGCGGGCGGCGCGGGGCGGCGCGGCCACCATCATCGCATCCGGGCGGGTAGCGCACGTTCTGCCGGCTATCGCCGACGGACAGGAAACGGGCACGTTGCTCGTCCCTGGTCGGGCGCCTCTGGTGGCGAGGAAGCAATGGATTTACGGACACTTGAAATCCCGTGGCGAGCTACTGATCGACGCCGGTGCGGTGCGGGTGTTGCAAGAAGGTGGGAAGAGTTTATTGCCTGTGGGCATAACCGACGTTCGCGGTGAGTTTTTGCGTGGTGATTTGGTGGTTTGCCGGGGGCCGGATGGTTCAGAAGTCTCGCGTGGCTTGGCGAATTACAGCGCATCCGAGTGCCGGCAGATAGCCGGTCAGCCCAGCGGGCGTATCGAGAGTATTTTGGGTTATGTAGACGAGACGGAAGTGATTCACCGAGACAATATGGTGGTTGCTTAA
- a CDS encoding MAPEG family protein yields MTVAYWCVLIAAIMPLLGSTVAKAGAAGFDNRSVRPFLESQQGWRLRANWAQQNAYEAFPPFAAAVIIAHLTGGAAQATIDGWALAFVALRTLYMAMYILNAATLRSLVWTAAFACIIGLFVSAA; encoded by the coding sequence ATGACAGTTGCGTACTGGTGCGTTCTTATCGCCGCGATTATGCCTTTGCTCGGCTCCACCGTGGCCAAGGCCGGTGCCGCCGGCTTCGATAATCGCTCGGTCCGGCCATTTTTGGAATCGCAACAAGGCTGGCGATTGCGGGCCAATTGGGCCCAGCAAAACGCTTATGAAGCTTTTCCCCCGTTTGCGGCCGCGGTGATTATCGCCCACCTGACCGGCGGCGCCGCACAGGCCACCATTGACGGTTGGGCCTTGGCATTTGTCGCGCTGCGCACCCTCTACATGGCGATGTATATTCTGAACGCCGCGACCTTACGCAGTTTGGTTTGGACCGCGGCGTTCGCTTGCATCATCGGGCTTTTCGTCAGCGCGGCCTAA
- the obgE gene encoding GTPase ObgE — MKFVDEASIRVFAGKGGDGCVSFRREKFIPFGGPDGGDGGDGGSVYLLADPNINTLADFRVSRQFRAESGASGRGRQCTGKSGADCIVPVPVGTLVYDMETEEMLGDLVGPGQKLLVAKGGFHGLGNTRYKSSTNRAPRQFTKGTPGEQRELRLELNVLADVGLLGMPNAGKSSFIRAVSGARPKVADYPFTTLHPHLGVVSVGTHRSFVIADVPGLIEGAAEGAGLGIRFLKHLQRTRLILHIVDGSSDPAESDLVGEARTLAAELERFSPDLAVRERWLVLNKIDLLTPEMREQKLRELTDGLEWQGPVFSISAKTGEGTRTLCEALMQRLEQFRAEATDSASAQPSDEPYDPLET, encoded by the coding sequence ATGAAATTTGTCGACGAGGCCAGTATTCGAGTCTTCGCCGGTAAGGGCGGCGATGGTTGCGTCAGTTTTCGCCGCGAGAAGTTTATTCCCTTCGGCGGTCCGGACGGGGGTGACGGGGGCGACGGGGGTAGCGTTTATCTTCTTGCCGACCCGAACATCAATACGCTGGCCGATTTTCGTGTTTCCCGTCAGTTCCGGGCGGAAAGTGGCGCCAGCGGACGGGGACGTCAATGCACCGGCAAAAGCGGCGCCGACTGCATTGTGCCCGTTCCTGTGGGTACTTTGGTCTACGACATGGAGACCGAGGAGATGCTCGGAGATCTGGTTGGGCCCGGCCAAAAGTTGTTGGTGGCCAAAGGCGGTTTCCATGGTTTAGGCAACACCCGCTACAAGAGCAGTACCAATCGGGCACCGAGGCAGTTCACCAAGGGCACGCCCGGAGAGCAGCGCGAACTCCGGTTGGAGCTGAACGTCCTCGCCGACGTCGGTTTATTGGGCATGCCCAACGCCGGGAAGTCCAGTTTTATCCGCGCGGTTTCCGGGGCGCGTCCGAAAGTGGCGGATTATCCATTCACGACCTTACATCCCCACCTGGGCGTCGTGTCGGTGGGTACGCACCGGAGTTTCGTGATTGCCGACGTGCCGGGTTTGATTGAAGGCGCTGCCGAAGGAGCGGGTCTCGGTATTCGCTTCCTGAAGCATTTGCAGCGCACCCGCCTGATTCTCCATATTGTGGATGGGTCGTCTGATCCTGCCGAATCCGATTTAGTGGGAGAAGCGCGGACATTGGCGGCTGAGTTGGAGCGGTTCAGCCCGGATTTGGCGGTCCGCGAACGTTGGTTGGTGCTGAATAAAATCGATCTGCTGACGCCCGAGATGCGCGAGCAAAAGCTCAGAGAACTCACCGATGGTCTTGAGTGGCAGGGACCGGTTTTTTCCATCTCCGCCAAAACCGGCGAGGGGACCCGGACCTTATGCGAAGCGCTCATGCAGCGGCTAGAGCAGTTCCGAGCGGAGGCGACAGATTCCGCGTCTGCGCAGCCGTCCGACGAACCGTATGATCCCTTGGAAACCTGA